One Succinivibrio dextrinosolvens DNA window includes the following coding sequences:
- a CDS encoding phage terminase large subunit family protein, with product MNLFFSGLRKTLKARPRLTGSEWADQYRFIAPGTSPEPGQWRTNRVPYMKEPLDMATSHSVEKVVIMAASQVAKSELLMNVMGYYMDQEPSSIMMVQPTVENAEAFSKERIDPTIQATPALKIKMSAPASEEKGRSRKSGSTIRMKNFTGGYLAMVGSNSPSGLASRPIRVLLCDEIDRFGSTQEGDPLKLAVQRTTNFSNKKIVFVSTPTTEQRADGPTIYEEFMKSDQRGFFVTCHHCGKQFEMVWDTVHWTNDEQGYLVEDSIRMECPHCHEKVRGNGKPDPYLLESGVWIPKNPESRIKGYHLTSLCSPWVELRDLVSEWVEASHKKDKKGLQEFINLKLGEPWHEDEADLNLWEKLAQRREYYPEEGLPKEIVVLTCGVDVQSNRLEASIWGWADSFESFVICHRIMYGDPKQNEVWSQLDVLLMENFHTQDGRDLRVMCTLVDSGDGQMTDTVYQYTKAREKARVFSSKGSSVANKPIIGTPTQNNRYRANLFVLGVDAGKRLLTDRLKVIDIGPAYVHFPMSRDSGINEEYFKQLTAEVFERKFEKGRMTERWKKLRERNEALDCAVYATAAIELIRPVFLQMCAQKESVKTVQGTPVRQRKFSKGVI from the coding sequence ATGAATCTATTTTTTTCTGGATTAAGAAAAACTTTAAAAGCCAGACCAAGACTTACAGGTTCAGAGTGGGCAGATCAATACCGTTTTATCGCTCCTGGCACATCTCCTGAGCCTGGGCAGTGGAGAACTAACAGAGTTCCTTATATGAAGGAACCTCTGGACATGGCTACGTCTCACAGTGTTGAGAAAGTGGTCATTATGGCTGCATCTCAGGTGGCTAAATCAGAACTTCTGATGAATGTTATGGGCTATTACATGGACCAGGAACCTTCATCTATCATGATGGTTCAGCCTACAGTTGAGAATGCCGAAGCATTCTCCAAAGAGCGTATTGATCCGACTATTCAAGCTACTCCAGCATTAAAGATAAAGATGAGCGCGCCTGCATCTGAAGAAAAAGGCCGTTCACGCAAATCCGGTTCAACCATTCGCATGAAGAATTTTACCGGCGGTTACCTGGCAATGGTTGGTTCTAATTCTCCTTCCGGGTTAGCCTCGCGTCCTATACGAGTATTACTTTGTGATGAGATTGACCGATTTGGCTCAACCCAGGAAGGAGACCCTCTGAAGTTAGCTGTACAGCGTACAACCAACTTCTCAAATAAAAAGATTGTCTTTGTTTCTACTCCAACGACAGAACAGAGAGCCGATGGCCCGACTATCTATGAGGAATTCATGAAGTCGGACCAGCGAGGCTTCTTTGTTACCTGCCATCACTGTGGCAAGCAGTTTGAAATGGTGTGGGACACTGTTCATTGGACTAATGATGAACAAGGTTATCTGGTTGAAGATTCAATTCGAATGGAATGCCCTCACTGTCATGAAAAAGTGAGAGGAAACGGAAAACCTGACCCTTATTTACTTGAAAGCGGAGTATGGATTCCAAAGAATCCGGAATCTCGCATAAAAGGTTATCACTTAACGTCTTTATGTTCACCTTGGGTGGAGCTTAGAGATTTGGTAAGTGAATGGGTAGAGGCTTCCCACAAGAAAGACAAGAAAGGTCTTCAGGAGTTCATCAACTTGAAGCTTGGTGAACCTTGGCATGAAGATGAAGCAGATCTAAATCTCTGGGAGAAGCTTGCTCAGAGACGTGAATACTATCCAGAAGAAGGCCTTCCAAAAGAGATTGTGGTTCTGACCTGCGGTGTTGACGTTCAGTCAAACCGTCTTGAGGCCTCTATCTGGGGATGGGCTGACAGCTTTGAGAGTTTTGTTATCTGTCATCGCATTATGTACGGTGATCCTAAACAAAACGAAGTCTGGTCTCAGTTAGATGTTCTACTTATGGAAAACTTCCATACACAGGACGGTAGAGATTTACGTGTAATGTGCACATTGGTCGATTCTGGTGACGGTCAGATGACTGACACTGTGTATCAGTATACAAAAGCACGAGAAAAGGCCAGAGTGTTCTCCTCAAAGGGTTCATCTGTTGCTAATAAGCCTATTATCGGTACACCAACGCAGAATAATCGTTACAGAGCAAACCTGTTTGTTTTAGGTGTTGATGCTGGTAAGCGTTTATTAACAGACCGTCTAAAAGTTATTGATATTGGTCCGGCTTACGTTCATTTCCCGATGTCTCGTGATAGTGGCATTAACGAGGAATACTTCAAACAGTTAACTGCAGAAGTCTTTGAGCGAAAGTTCGAAAAAGGCCGTATGACTGAGCGCTGGAAGAAGCTACGAGAACGTAATGAGGCTTTGGACTGCGCTGTATATGCTACAGCGGCAATTGAACTTATAAGACCTGTATTTTTGCAGATGTGTGCTCAGAAAGAATCCGTCAAGACGGTTCAGGGAACACCAGTAAGACAACGTAAATTCTCTAAGGGAGTTATATGA
- a CDS encoding DUF6148 family protein, whose translation MTKILKSYKGIPYEVAKQKLETLLDALDVVLTGQSYTIGSRTLTRANLNAIQEAIEYWSDIVSKCESGCGGVKVQRAIPQDF comes from the coding sequence ATGACCAAGATTCTGAAAAGTTATAAAGGCATCCCTTACGAGGTTGCCAAACAAAAACTCGAAACATTGTTAGATGCTCTTGATGTCGTATTAACCGGCCAGAGCTATACCATTGGTTCACGTACTTTAACCCGTGCGAATTTAAATGCCATTCAGGAAGCAATTGAATATTGGTCAGACATTGTTTCTAAGTGTGAAAGTGGTTGCGGTGGTGTAAAGGTTCAAAGAGCTATTCCTCAGGATTTTTAA
- a CDS encoding phage portal protein, whose product MTKNKFPRKAMATRSNAVHPKAVQQAKTPTAVVKNRLVASGYSHYGASYARKSLIGWMSHSASADEDIADNIKTLRERSRDLYMGVPLATGAIKTIRTNVIGSGLMMNSHIDRDKLGLTEAQAVEWQKNTEREWLLWSDSTNCDAARMCNFYEFQALALLSTLMSGDCFVALPFIKRPNCPYDLKLDLIESDRICNPLDSFKITENSVVEGVEVGQYGEPVAYYVAKYHPYSRHRPINSFKQEWKRVQAFGTKSGRRNMLHLMSDMERPGQRRGVPLLAPVIEALKQLGRYTDAELVAAVVSGYFTVFITQDNPQNGLDSLMSGMPGVDVSSMTADQNDVSLGNGAIVNLAEGEKVETANPGRPNTAFDGFVTSICRQIGAALEIPYELLMKSFTSSYSASRGALLEAWKMFRMRRQWIVNRLCQPVYEEWLSEAVAKGRINAPGFFDDPAIRKAWCLADWSGDTQGQLDPLKEAEAARVRVEQGFSTREHEAAELTGMSFDIIAAQRGREEKLLAENGLTQPVSSELHPLTQTQKDKEESEDAK is encoded by the coding sequence ATGACAAAAAATAAATTTCCCCGTAAGGCAATGGCCACTAGATCTAATGCGGTTCATCCTAAAGCAGTTCAGCAAGCAAAAACTCCTACTGCAGTAGTAAAGAACAGATTAGTTGCTAGTGGTTATTCCCACTACGGCGCTTCATATGCTCGAAAGTCCTTAATCGGATGGATGAGCCACAGCGCTTCTGCAGATGAAGATATTGCAGATAATATCAAGACATTAAGAGAGCGTTCACGCGATCTTTACATGGGTGTGCCTCTGGCCACCGGCGCTATTAAGACTATCAGAACCAATGTTATCGGCTCTGGCCTTATGATGAACTCTCATATTGACCGTGACAAACTCGGACTTACAGAAGCGCAGGCTGTTGAATGGCAGAAAAACACTGAACGCGAATGGCTTTTGTGGTCTGATTCAACAAACTGTGATGCTGCAAGGATGTGCAATTTCTATGAGTTCCAAGCATTAGCACTGTTATCTACTTTGATGAGTGGTGACTGCTTTGTTGCTTTACCATTCATTAAACGTCCTAACTGTCCTTATGATTTAAAGCTTGATCTGATTGAGTCTGACAGAATCTGCAATCCTTTAGATTCATTCAAAATTACAGAAAATTCTGTAGTTGAAGGTGTTGAGGTTGGTCAGTATGGTGAACCGGTCGCTTATTACGTGGCCAAATATCATCCGTATTCAAGGCACCGTCCTATAAATTCCTTTAAGCAGGAATGGAAGCGTGTTCAGGCTTTTGGCACAAAATCAGGTCGTAGAAACATGCTGCACCTGATGTCTGATATGGAACGTCCAGGACAGCGCAGAGGTGTACCACTTCTTGCCCCAGTGATTGAAGCATTAAAGCAGTTAGGCAGATATACAGATGCAGAGCTTGTTGCTGCAGTCGTAAGTGGTTATTTCACTGTATTTATCACTCAAGATAATCCTCAGAATGGACTTGATTCTTTAATGTCAGGAATGCCTGGTGTTGATGTAAGTTCCATGACTGCAGATCAGAATGATGTCTCACTCGGTAATGGTGCCATTGTTAATCTGGCTGAAGGAGAGAAGGTTGAAACAGCAAACCCAGGCAGACCTAATACTGCTTTTGATGGTTTTGTTACTTCTATCTGCAGACAGATCGGCGCAGCTTTGGAAATTCCTTATGAACTTCTGATGAAGAGCTTCACATCTTCTTATAGCGCTTCTCGCGGTGCATTGCTTGAAGCATGGAAGATGTTCAGAATGCGCAGACAGTGGATTGTTAACCGTCTATGCCAGCCAGTATATGAGGAATGGTTATCTGAAGCTGTTGCTAAGGGCAGAATCAATGCTCCTGGCTTCTTTGATGATCCTGCAATCAGAAAAGCATGGTGTTTAGCTGATTGGTCTGGTGACACTCAAGGCCAGCTTGATCCACTTAAGGAAGCTGAAGCTGCAAGAGTTAGAGTTGAGCAAGGTTTCTCAACCCGTGAACATGAAGCAGCTGAACTTACCGGCATGAGCTTTGACATAATTGCAGCTCAGCGAGGGAGAGAAGAAAAACTTTTAGCTGAAAACGGATTAACCCAGCCTGTCAGTTCAGAACTTCATCCGCTAACACAAACTCAAAAGGATAAAGAGGAATCAGAAGATGCCAAATAA
- a CDS encoding head maturation protease, ClpP-related yields MPNKTEFKPILAIKEEDKQTILNFFGPIAEKWFEDEKCFDEAEVAKAFAAVNPNKPIDIFINSPGGSVSSALAINGILSRHKAGITIHVTGLAASAATLITSLKNAKTVISKGSLFMIHNPMSSAYGNAEELEKQIDVLNKCAESMRSIYMEKSGLDEKEIKSLMDAETWFTAEEAVEKGFADEIDNSEQVSAYMKDDHILAIAGREWDLQNLRKPSKEMLMSKKPEDPKPAAKVEDTQIVAKAEEKKPEAMTAEKLNAEHPDLFKAIVAEAVQSERKRIQALSEIDNGANHDLVIKAMFEEPMTAEQVAIETIKMQKLQSDNHAKALTEDAQALAGDLAGADNAEGALRDNKEIERQSIVAAVHSHLAKINGYK; encoded by the coding sequence ATGCCAAATAAAACAGAATTTAAACCTATTCTGGCAATCAAAGAAGAGGATAAGCAAACGATTCTTAATTTCTTTGGCCCTATTGCTGAGAAATGGTTTGAAGATGAGAAGTGCTTTGATGAGGCAGAAGTTGCAAAAGCTTTTGCTGCAGTCAATCCGAATAAACCGATAGATATATTTATCAATTCGCCTGGAGGTAGCGTTTCAAGCGCTCTGGCAATCAACGGAATCTTATCAAGACACAAGGCCGGCATCACAATTCACGTGACCGGCCTTGCTGCTTCTGCTGCAACATTAATTACTTCCTTAAAAAACGCAAAGACAGTAATCAGTAAAGGTTCTCTGTTCATGATTCACAATCCAATGTCTAGCGCATATGGAAATGCAGAAGAACTTGAAAAGCAGATTGATGTTCTCAATAAATGCGCTGAATCAATGAGAAGCATTTATATGGAGAAATCAGGACTTGATGAAAAAGAGATCAAATCGCTCATGGATGCAGAAACTTGGTTTACCGCTGAAGAAGCTGTAGAGAAAGGTTTTGCTGATGAGATTGATAACAGTGAGCAGGTATCTGCTTATATGAAAGACGATCACATTCTAGCCATTGCAGGCCGTGAATGGGATTTACAAAACTTACGTAAACCATCTAAGGAGATGTTAATGAGTAAGAAACCAGAAGATCCAAAGCCTGCAGCAAAGGTAGAAGATACTCAGATTGTTGCAAAGGCTGAGGAGAAGAAACCAGAGGCTATGACAGCAGAAAAATTAAATGCTGAACATCCTGATCTGTTTAAGGCAATTGTTGCTGAAGCAGTTCAGTCAGAGCGTAAGCGTATTCAGGCTTTGTCAGAGATTGATAACGGTGCAAATCATGACCTGGTAATTAAGGCAATGTTTGAGGAACCAATGACAGCAGAGCAGGTTGCCATTGAGACTATCAAAATGCAGAAGCTCCAGAGTGATAACCATGCAAAAGCATTAACTGAGGATGCTCAGGCTTTAGCAGGTGATTTAGCCGGAGCTGATAATGCAGAAGGCGCTTTACGTGACAACAAAGAGATTGAAAGACAGTCAATTGTTGCTGCAGTTCACTCTCATCTAGCAAAAATCAACGGATATAAATAA
- a CDS encoding head decoration protein: MADLRAVETTEYDKLFAGLNRDEIKTFPVVVASGQNLKRGALVTFANGKVSAVSAADGDTPASDVFGILTDDVDASDADTEGVVYVTGDFNKAAVIVPLGVDIEDFVKAARNVGIFLR, translated from the coding sequence ATGGCTGATTTAAGAGCAGTTGAAACAACTGAGTATGACAAGTTATTTGCCGGTCTAAATCGTGATGAGATTAAGACTTTTCCAGTAGTTGTTGCATCAGGTCAGAACTTAAAGCGCGGTGCTTTAGTGACCTTTGCAAATGGCAAAGTATCTGCAGTTTCTGCAGCAGATGGTGACACTCCTGCTTCAGATGTGTTTGGCATTCTTACTGATGACGTGGATGCTTCAGATGCAGACACTGAAGGTGTTGTATATGTAACTGGAGATTTCAACAAAGCTGCAGTTATTGTTCCTTTAGGTGTTGACATTGAGGACTTTGTAAAAGCCGCTCGTAATGTTGGAATTTTCTTACGTTAA
- a CDS encoding major capsid protein → MPVSLFEPRTMLEMVNSEFRARSFLRDRYFPISNKKTFNTPSVDIDIKGPGKRKLAPFVSPRIGGTLDLRNGYKTTTYKPAFIAPYRVCTAEDALQRLPGEHLYSGRSPEERAASILADDLNEMDKEITRTEEVMCAQALTTGKILIKGEGVDDQVDFWADLAAADKPASTVSTLWTASGADPLGDLRAVCRTISQKSGLTPVEVVAGSKAVDAMLNALKGDNTALNSRRIDMGQINPRELEDGVQYVGALRLPNLDVFTYDETYYDEATSTNKAMIPEDSVLIACRGVKTTRAYGVVDVVNDKEDKVEFVEGDRVPLSWVQRSNPAGRIVQLKSAPLMIVNEPLGFYILKVTN, encoded by the coding sequence ATGCCAGTATCATTATTTGAGCCACGTACCATGCTTGAAATGGTGAACTCTGAGTTTCGCGCTCGTTCATTCTTACGTGACCGTTATTTTCCAATTTCAAACAAGAAAACCTTCAATACACCATCTGTAGATATTGATATTAAGGGACCAGGTAAGCGCAAGCTTGCACCTTTCGTAAGTCCTCGCATTGGTGGAACCTTAGATTTACGTAATGGCTATAAGACCACTACTTATAAGCCTGCATTCATTGCCCCTTACCGTGTATGCACTGCAGAGGATGCTCTTCAGCGTTTACCAGGTGAGCATTTATATTCGGGCCGTTCTCCTGAGGAAAGAGCTGCATCTATTCTTGCAGACGATCTGAATGAGATGGATAAGGAAATCACACGTACTGAGGAAGTTATGTGTGCTCAGGCTTTAACCACCGGTAAGATTCTGATTAAGGGTGAAGGTGTTGATGATCAGGTTGACTTCTGGGCAGATTTAGCTGCAGCAGATAAGCCAGCATCAACTGTTTCTACTCTATGGACTGCTTCAGGCGCTGATCCTCTTGGTGATTTACGTGCTGTTTGCAGAACCATTTCTCAGAAGTCTGGTTTAACTCCAGTAGAGGTTGTTGCCGGTTCTAAGGCTGTTGATGCAATGTTAAACGCTCTGAAGGGAGATAACACTGCATTAAATTCACGCAGAATTGATATGGGTCAGATCAATCCACGTGAGCTCGAAGACGGTGTTCAGTATGTTGGTGCTTTACGTTTACCAAACCTAGATGTATTCACCTATGATGAAACCTACTATGATGAGGCAACCTCAACCAATAAGGCAATGATTCCTGAGGACTCTGTTCTAATCGCCTGCCGTGGTGTAAAAACTACACGCGCTTATGGTGTTGTTGATGTTGTTAACGACAAAGAGGACAAAGTTGAGTTTGTTGAGGGTGATCGTGTACCTCTATCATGGGTACAGCGTTCAAATCCTGCCGGACGTATTGTTCAGCTTAAATCAGCTCCTCTGATGATCGTTAATGAGCCTCTAGGCTTCTACATTTTAAAGGTAACTAACTAA
- a CDS encoding phage tail protein: MADNYVRLDESAVKKLTSYLEGMPKQAPVAIARAMNRAIDSTKTEAARILKDNYTIKSSSVKQSLSVKKASKNELVAQFLSLANSASLSMSHYKFSPNKETTGKAFRPVTVEIRKGSPFEVKNGFVWNGTVFRRTGKKRLPIEVKTGPTVPQLLGQENAFEALQEKAEETFMKRLDHEVGALLKGVTK, translated from the coding sequence ATGGCAGATAACTATGTACGCTTGGATGAGAGCGCAGTTAAGAAACTGACTTCATATCTTGAAGGAATGCCAAAACAGGCTCCGGTTGCTATTGCAAGGGCAATGAACCGAGCAATAGATTCTACAAAAACAGAAGCGGCACGTATCTTAAAAGACAATTACACCATCAAATCGTCAAGCGTAAAACAGAGTTTATCTGTTAAAAAAGCTTCAAAGAATGAGCTTGTTGCACAGTTTTTAAGTTTAGCAAATTCAGCAAGTCTCTCAATGTCTCACTATAAATTCTCTCCAAATAAAGAGACAACAGGAAAAGCATTCAGACCAGTTACAGTCGAAATCAGGAAAGGTTCTCCGTTTGAGGTAAAAAACGGTTTTGTCTGGAATGGAACCGTATTTAGACGTACAGGAAAAAAGAGACTGCCAATTGAAGTTAAAACCGGACCAACCGTACCTCAGCTGTTAGGTCAGGAAAATGCGTTTGAAGCATTACAGGAAAAGGCTGAGGAAACATTTATGAAAAGATTAGATCATGAAGTTGGAGCACTTCTGAAAGGAGTTACTAAGTAA